Sequence from the Triplophysa rosa linkage group LG22, Trosa_1v2, whole genome shotgun sequence genome:
TTCTTCGTCTCCTCCGCGAGCGCCCTGACAGCGACTGTACTCACATCAGACTTCAGACTCAAAGCTTTGTTATTAGACTCCGTCATATTTCTACTTTAACACCTACAACActcttttaaatgatttaagaaCAATTACGTAAGATCCTGTTGACGTTAGCCGCTGCAGTACGTGCTCTTTCTCTAAATAACTCccattaaaatgtattgtacTGATTTTTGTTCGCCTACTTTTACGATGGTTCGTTATCTTATACCAAAACTGTTTATGCGAATACTCGGTCACGAATAATTAAcgaaaaatacacattttaactCACAATAACAACAGCACCTAGACTTGTACGTCGCAGCGTCGCACGTAGGGGTTGCGTTTTCTTCTCTGCGTCATTCTCGCTGAACAATTACCGCGACTCATTATTGCCCCCTATTGACCAGCAGACATAGCTGCACATTGTTTTTCATCCTGTCAGCATACTTGTATAATActttataaaaaacataaaacctatataaaaacaaacaaaaaatatttaatacagGGAGAATATATAGTACATAGTATTAAGATATGATTCGTATTACTGCTAAATATGTACATTAGCactatttactgtaaaacagtTGCCTGTAGGATTGTAATATtcagttattataaattattgaAGTATTATAAAGTTATGTCTAAATGTATAATGGTTCTGAGATAATGTAATTTACACTGATTTTAGATTTCAAATATGTTAGAGAACTCATAACTAGCAAAACCTTGAAACATTTTCTAATGGCAGTGAATTATTTTGgcaattgtattttattttaaataatcagAGATCACTGGAACACTAAATGCTAgctttcaaaacatttaatttaacttaACAGAGAATAGCTCAAATGAGGCTGTTTGTTTGCATTGTACCATATAAGAAATGAAGCAAAACATAACAAAGACAATCCAAttaaacaattataaaacttgTATATATAACTaaatcatatataataattataaacaaTTGCAGATGTGTTAGTCTCAGTATTATGATGCATTATAAAAAGTGCAACAGATAATAGTTTGGCTGAGAGAAAATGGaatgaaatgtcttttttaaacTGCTCTGCTTCAATCTGCTATCCTGTTAACAGTCTGATATATAATAACGTTACCCTAGCTGTTCAGGTAATATCTTAAATATATCTTAAATTTAGGTGCATGTGAGAAGTCCCACGCTGTTAAAATTACAGTGTGATATTTAAAGATAAAAGTGCTAGGCAACTAAAGCATATAAATATTTAGTGAGATCACAAGAAACATGAACACACTCGTGAGACCCAGTGGTTCAGTACAGTCTGTCTAAAACTGACTGCTGTGACATATGACAACCTTCTCATCAACACAAAGAACTGAAGCATTTCCAGTATGGAAGCagagcaaaaaaaacaaaaacaggatttttaagaaaacaacagAACAATTGTAACTGGAAGGCTTACGTGATCCTGCACGAGCCATTTTGCTTTCATCATTTTGAAAGGCTTAAAGAAGGAATGACAAAACAGATAACACTGCAACGATCGTTTCAAACTGCTTAACGGTGAAGTGCGGCATCTCTGTGACACCAGCGGCAGTTTTGATGCGTttcaatgaaattaaaccagatAATTGCCATCCATGCACTTAAGATGATAAGATAATAGAGGCTCAGCAGCTGCGGCGATGTTCAGCGTAGTGCTTTATTTAGCCCATTGGGAGATTCTTGGCCAGTTTGTTGCTGGGATGTCAGGAGCGAAGGCACGTATTCTAAAGCAGCGTGGATGACATCACCGCAGATCCAGCACGGTCACACTTCCATCAGTAATAGTGGTGTGGCGGCTAGCCTGAGACAAATAACAAATATAGCACAAGATATGTCATTTATGCCCACAGTACAGTCAGGTGTTTATTAGGATTAGGGATTTATGTATAATCTATATGTATAAGAAATAGTAATAGTGGTGTTTGACTTAGCAAGCATCGCGAATAAGGCTAGCACTCACAGAAAAGAGTGGAGGCTCCTTTGGATGTGGGTGAAATCCTCTTTGTTTGCAGGAACCGATCTCATCCATCCCATAGTCTGTTAGCCGGAAGTAGCCCGTCCTGAAATGTTATGACATTATTCAATGCAGTTCTTGTCATTAAACACAATTTATGAGGGAATTCGGTTGACACTTACTCGTTGAATTTAGGTGAGCAGACAATGGCTATGGACTCAGGAAGCATCATTTGATAAGAACAGTGCGTGTGCATGTCCACACTGGACAAAAAGGCTGTCTGGGTGGGGTGGGTCTAACATAAAATAAAGAGATGAATTCATGCCAAGCCACAAAATGAATTACAGTGTATTACCGCATGTTCAGAAATGTGTTGTATTTAAAGCGATCCAGAAATGATCGTACATGAATCCAGCCCAGTGTAATGAGGTCGTTCTGATCTTGGATCAGGAAAAGTTCCTCTTCGTTCTCTGTGTCACAGTAGTCTGGTCCTCCACACTGCTTGGGCACGATCACATGAGTCACTGTAAAAGCATTCTTCATCTGTAGAGACAAGCGAACAGCACTGTGCTCAGGAAACGGTGAGGCAGATTTACTGGGTTTTcactgtattaaaataataaaactacaacATATTACAGTGAAGAATTTGGAGGAAGGAAATATGCTTCATAGCCTGTCTAAATATTGTCATGTCGTAATGCAAAACTGCAATCAGAAACTGGAATGCTGAACCTAAATGTTATCTTGTTTAATTGTGTGCCTTGGAAAGCCAATCTGCTTCCATGTAGAATCACTGGGAACGTACCAGCTTGCCACAAAGAATGCCACAGGTCTCCACCGCTCGTGCTGTGTTGGCTTCTGCCAGCTTTAAAAAATTCGGGCACAGCTCGGCGGGCACGAAGAGTTGACGCAAGCCGTTTACCGACACACCTAAGAGCATCCAAATCGCACATTACAAACATGACACTGCAGAAATTTAATGGCGGACTCGAATGATAAATAGGCAAATGGAAGGCTCTCACATTGTCCTGCAGTAACTGGAACACCAGGCTTCAAGGAGCGGTCAAACGCTGGGAGCCCTGAAGTCGGAGATATAAGGTCCAGAGCTTCTCCAGGGGGCGCTGGTGTTGAGAACGCAGCTTGTGGAGTTCCATGCACACCAGGCAACAGAAGATCAGGGGGAAGGGTGGGGGATTCTGGAATGCTGAACTCCTGAACGATCCGCCTGCGCTCTTTCTCCAGTTCCTGCCTGCGGATCTTCTCCTCGAAGGTGATGAACTGCTCCTGTTCACGCTGCCGCTGCTGCAGCTCGGCCTGTCTCTGCCGCTCGGCCTCCAGCTCCTGTTGCCTGATCGTCTCTCGAGCCTCGGCCTCCTGCTCTGCTCTCTGTCAGGATTCATTCAAACACTTGTAAATAAACACCGTTTGCAGTGTTGAAAAAGAAATGACTCTCATTGGGTTGTGGTAGCTTAATCCTACGAATCCGGGCTACAAACGCATGAATCATTTTTAAGACACAGACGCTGGAGAATTTCTAACTCAAAGGTCGAGAACGTCTGCATAGACTTCTGCTGGATGAACTCCACCCACCTTCAGGACAAGATATTCGGCATATTCTTTTTCATACTGCTTAAGAAGCAACATTTTCAGCTCCTCTGCTTTCGGAAAGGCGATTTCCTTTAATTTCTGCATATGAAAAACGGTGAATCCGAGTTAGAAGAGAAACACTTTATGAGTTTTAAAGTGTCAACTTTTCACATCTTACCCTCATTGTTTCTTTCTTCTCAGGAATGTTGGCTGTTTTATAGTCTCGATGTCTAGGAAGTTTTTCAATAAACAACCTTACAGGAAATAAAATACCTTTGAATATTACAGCATTATGCATTTGAATATGAGAAAACCATTTCCAGTGATAGTTATATTCAGGGTGGGAGAGTGAATTGCTGAATCTGATATGTGGAATCAAACACCAACACTTATATAAAGCATCCGCTCACGCTTTACTCACGTAATGTACTTATTGAAAAGAATAAATGCATGCTCTACATTCCCCTCCTCTGCATAGATGTTGGCCATTCGGATGATCTCCATTCCTGAACGGAAGTATCGGCGGGGCGGCACATCTTCACTGACATCCACAGAGCTGCCCAGCTTGGTGAGTGCACGCACCCTCTCCTCAGAGGAAAGACTGCAGTCATTGTGGTCAGTCATGATGTCTCCAGCCTGCAAATCAATAACCACTTATAAGTTATAAAATTCAACAGCTTCTAAACCTCCAGTGTTCTCTGAGAATAATAAACAATTCAAACACATGATTATGATTACTGAAGATTTTGCATGTATGTTGTCGTCTAGTTAGAGTGCttggagtgtaaactgaagcATGTTTTAGAGAAGATTATACATGACACATGCACAAAGCTTATTGAGTCAATGCTCGGGAGAATGACTGACATCTAAAATAAGGAAAGACTAACAAAATATGAACTGATTACACTGTAGTCAGTGTGTTCAGAACGTGGTTAAAAGACAAATCATTTTTGTGTTCACTGTTTGTATACTATACAATGTGCTAAAAGATCCCTCACACAACAGACTGTTATTTCCCTGGAAATTAAACTTTCACAGTGACTCAAACGAGTTTGGTACCACCCATATATGACAAGCCAACAGCGAAAACAAAGACAGCTCTCAgaccataaaaaatataattcttaCCTGATTTTTCCGCAGTCCTTTACGTTTTTAATAAcgatttgatttgtttatatCAACATACTAATCATGCTTAGTCACGGTAAAGAAAGAAATGCTTGTTTGTTTCTACAATGGCTGTGATGATAAAACACTTCCTGCATCGGCTGATGCCCCGCCCACTGCACTCAGCTGACGAACGCGCAATCCAGAGACGTTGGCGCAATCCGATTGGCGACCAATCGGAAAGCACGTTTATTCCTCATCTAAACTGTTGCCATGGTTACTATGTATGGGGGGGCCCTTAAACAAACGATCGAAATCAACATGTACAGAGTTCAAGAGtcaataaattatgaaataaataaaaatgtgtttgtttagctttttcaattatttatattatgtaatcatttatgttttaaacttCCGCGTCTGCAGAGCTAGTTTAAAAAGTCACAATATTACCATAGACTTTGTGGGTAAAccttatttaattagattttctACACTTTTATGACAATAAAAGTCTCTCTCAACCTGTCTCTCAGGTCACATAAAACACTTTAATGGCCAAACAATGCGATTCAATATGATacaaagctaaatgaaaatcaaaatatttctgctaaaaaataaaggtaaacTCCTTTAATTGCACTTTAGTGTTTAATATTTCCATATAAACCTCACAGTATGGTCATCCAGCGTTAACCAAATAAGTCAGAGGCCAAACACCAACACacaagattatttttttaaaaacactccATAACATTTGCCAGACGTTTCAGCTTTAATGCTGAAAACAAAGCATTTGGTGGCATAAAAGCAGGTTACAAAAGGCCTTCATGAATGTCATCACATTATATGAACAAACTACAGCTCTTTTAAATGGCATTAGATTGCATTATGTGACTAAGATGTGTCTGATAAAATAAGACAGTTGcaggtaaaaaaataaattaaactccCTAACCAACATATCAAACCTGTCAGCTGGTAAAGGCTGCTTTCAAAGACTGAACCACAGAAACAGTTCCACCACACAAAGGACGAATAAACAAGACCCATTACAGTTTGTGTACAGAATGTAGCACAGTCTAGTGGTTTTCTTAATTAATGAAAGTCTCCTGCATTTCCACGTGGAGTCTGATCTTTTGCACCTTTCCTAAACCTATGTCGGTTTTTTCTGCGGGGCCCTTGGGGTCCAGAACATCCTTCTGCAGGAAAAGCAAAAGGAAGTGCATGTGGGTCTTCCCATGAATCATCGAACCTCATGTGGTGCCCTCTGAAGCTCTGGTTGAAAT
This genomic interval carries:
- the stambpa gene encoding STAM-binding protein-like A isoform X2; translated protein: MTAVFPLRRGCVHSPSWAALWMSVKMCRPADTSVQEWRSSEWPTSMQRRGMLFIEKLPRHRDYKTANIPEKKETMRKLKEIAFPKAEELKMLLLKQYEKEYAEYLVLKRAEQEAEARETIRQQELEAERQRQAELQQRQREQEQFITFEEKIRRQELEKERRRIVQEFSIPESPTLPPDLLLPGVHGTPQAAFSTPAPPGEALDLISPTSGLPAFDRSLKPGVPVTAGQCVSVNGLRQLFVPAELCPNFLKLAEANTARAVETCGILCGKLMKNAFTVTHVIVPKQCGGPDYCDTENEEELFLIQDQNDLITLGWIHTHPTQTAFLSSVDMHTHCSYQMMLPESIAIVCSPKFNETGYFRLTDYGMDEIGSCKQRGFHPHPKEPPLFSASRHTTITDGSVTVLDLR
- the stambpa gene encoding STAM-binding protein-like A isoform X1, whose amino-acid sequence is MTDHNDCSLSSEERVRALTKLGSSVDVSEDVPPRRYFRSGMEIIRMANIYAEEGNVEHAFILFNKYITLFIEKLPRHRDYKTANIPEKKETMRKLKEIAFPKAEELKMLLLKQYEKEYAEYLVLKRAEQEAEARETIRQQELEAERQRQAELQQRQREQEQFITFEEKIRRQELEKERRRIVQEFSIPESPTLPPDLLLPGVHGTPQAAFSTPAPPGEALDLISPTSGLPAFDRSLKPGVPVTAGQCVSVNGLRQLFVPAELCPNFLKLAEANTARAVETCGILCGKLMKNAFTVTHVIVPKQCGGPDYCDTENEEELFLIQDQNDLITLGWIHTHPTQTAFLSSVDMHTHCSYQMMLPESIAIVCSPKFNETGYFRLTDYGMDEIGSCKQRGFHPHPKEPPLFSASRHTTITDGSVTVLDLR